One genomic region from Kamptonema formosum PCC 6407 encodes:
- a CDS encoding glycosyltransferase family protein, protein MSKQCAIFFYEGYVGVAPTIINLSKVMQRQGYVVTIYATENDYAQPGKIGENVKIIYFCKDFKIVRFLNRTRLKPLVPLLKLSIFFFQVLNHQLRNQQLQSLKNNINIGIDIYGNVTAMLCLYFLRQKFLFLSLELWKPVGILSKMANLAYRKAVGVITQSEGRFKNLSSYYEYQHPQPFYLPNSSFAAEEEILAKNSGNFFREKFNLNRQEFPYLILQAGMINDAVLAKTVAEAFNHIDDGYALIFHERKERKEEESYIQSLRKLNSKNLFLSLQPVPYEEVDRVYAAATIGLAFYANLGNDYALISMASGKLAEYLKHGKPVLLSNLPSLCKLVDEYQFGIVINNPSDSEEIKTAIQQILSDFDTYSKNAKACFATEFDFGKKMEPILLFMKDL, encoded by the coding sequence ATGTCTAAGCAATGTGCTATCTTTTTTTACGAGGGATATGTCGGCGTTGCTCCTACAATCATCAACCTTTCTAAAGTTATGCAAAGACAGGGATATGTAGTCACAATATACGCTACAGAGAATGACTATGCTCAACCTGGTAAAATTGGAGAAAATGTAAAAATAATTTACTTTTGCAAAGACTTTAAGATCGTCAGATTTCTAAATAGAACTAGGTTAAAACCTCTAGTTCCACTTCTAAAACTCTCTATTTTTTTCTTTCAAGTTTTGAATCATCAATTACGCAATCAGCAGCTACAAAGCTTAAAAAATAATATTAATATCGGTATTGATATTTATGGCAATGTGACAGCCATGCTGTGCCTATATTTTTTAAGACAGAAATTTTTATTTTTGTCATTAGAATTGTGGAAGCCAGTAGGAATTCTCAGTAAAATGGCTAATCTAGCTTACAGAAAAGCAGTGGGTGTAATTACCCAAAGTGAAGGTAGATTTAAAAACCTTTCCAGTTATTACGAATATCAACATCCTCAACCATTTTACCTACCTAACTCTAGCTTTGCCGCTGAAGAGGAGATTTTAGCTAAAAATTCGGGTAATTTTTTCCGGGAAAAGTTCAACTTAAATAGGCAGGAATTCCCCTATTTAATTCTTCAAGCTGGAATGATTAATGATGCCGTTTTAGCAAAAACTGTAGCTGAAGCATTTAATCATATTGATGACGGATATGCTTTGATTTTCCATGAGAGGAAAGAAAGAAAAGAAGAAGAATCCTATATCCAATCGCTGCGAAAGCTTAACTCAAAAAACTTATTTCTTTCTTTGCAACCTGTTCCTTACGAGGAAGTCGATAGAGTATATGCTGCGGCAACAATTGGACTGGCTTTTTATGCAAATTTAGGTAATGATTATGCGCTGATTTCTATGGCTTCTGGAAAGCTAGCAGAATATTTGAAGCATGGAAAGCCTGTTTTATTGAGCAATTTGCCATCTTTGTGCAAGTTAGTTGACGAGTATCAGTTTGGCATTGTAATTAATAATCCGTCTGACTCGGAGGAGATTAAGACGGCAATT
- a CDS encoding metal ABC transporter permease: MDFLLKPFDYEFFSRALLVAMMAGLLCGVIGVYITTRRMSYIAHGLSHAILGGAVLSYVLGLNFYIGSGIWGFVSALLIQYLTGRKIYSDAAIGIVTTASFALGVAIISSSRKFSQNFEAALFGNVLGVTPEDLWIVTGVTVILLSLVFVFYQPLLFWCFDREVAQVHGVPVKAMDTLFALMLATLLVTTLNILGVTLIISAVVIPASTARLLSDRFSYIMLISGGLGAAIAFVGVYLSYHFDIASGASVVLLSTLVFGGVLLATGYRQSRKQYLPPIHTK, translated from the coding sequence ATGGATTTTCTACTCAAACCCTTTGATTACGAGTTTTTCAGCCGCGCCTTATTAGTAGCAATGATGGCAGGTCTATTGTGCGGCGTAATTGGGGTTTATATTACAACCCGCCGGATGAGTTACATTGCTCACGGTCTATCTCATGCTATTTTGGGCGGAGCCGTATTGAGCTACGTTTTAGGTTTGAATTTCTACATAGGCTCTGGAATTTGGGGATTTGTCTCAGCCTTACTAATTCAATATTTAACAGGACGCAAAATCTATTCGGATGCTGCTATTGGTATTGTCACTACTGCTAGCTTTGCTTTGGGGGTAGCGATTATTAGTAGTTCTCGGAAATTCAGTCAAAACTTTGAAGCCGCACTGTTTGGAAATGTCCTCGGTGTCACTCCCGAAGATTTGTGGATTGTTACAGGAGTAACTGTTATTTTGCTCAGTCTAGTTTTCGTCTTTTATCAACCTTTACTATTCTGGTGTTTTGACCGAGAAGTTGCCCAAGTTCACGGCGTACCTGTCAAAGCAATGGATACGCTTTTTGCTTTAATGCTAGCAACCTTACTGGTGACAACATTAAATATTTTGGGAGTAACATTGATTATTTCGGCTGTGGTAATTCCAGCTTCGACTGCAAGGCTTTTGAGCGATCGCTTTAGTTATATAATGTTGATTTCAGGCGGGCTAGGAGCTGCGATCGCTTTCGTTGGTGTCTACCTCAGCTACCACTTTGATATTGCTTCTGGAGCTAGTGTTGTGCTGCTATCCACGTTGGTATTTGGTGGCGTTTTACTTGCTACTGGTTATCGCCAAAGCCGAAAACAATATCTACCTCCTATTCACACAAAATAA
- a CDS encoding DegT/DnrJ/EryC1/StrS family aminotransferase, with protein sequence MSAPIPVNQPLLDGNERQYLNQCIDSGWISSEGPFVKRFEEEFAVRVGRQYGIAVCNGSAALDAAVAALKIGPGDEVIVPTFTIISCVAAIVRAGAKPVLVDCDRETWNMDIAQITTKISPQTKAIMAVHIYGLPVNITPLLDLAKRYNLQIIEDAAEMHGQTYKNQPCGSFGDISTFSFYPNKHITTGEGGMIVTDDAKLAERCRSLRNLCFQPQQRFVHEELGWNLRMSNIQAALGIAQLERLDEFVARKRRMGYIYNQLLADISGLELPLAFTTYAKNIYWVYGVVLKDELPFDAVEAIRRLAEHQIGTRPFFWPMHEQPIFKKMGLFQGESYPVAERLARRGFYIPSGIALTDTQMERVAQVIKEVIR encoded by the coding sequence ATGAGCGCACCAATTCCGGTCAATCAACCCCTTTTAGATGGCAATGAACGCCAATATCTCAATCAGTGTATTGACAGTGGTTGGATTTCCTCAGAAGGGCCATTTGTCAAGCGATTTGAAGAAGAATTTGCCGTTCGCGTTGGTCGCCAATACGGAATAGCAGTATGTAACGGTTCCGCAGCTTTAGATGCCGCAGTTGCAGCCCTAAAAATCGGCCCAGGCGATGAGGTAATTGTGCCAACCTTTACGATTATATCCTGTGTAGCTGCCATTGTTAGAGCGGGTGCTAAACCAGTTTTAGTTGATTGCGATCGCGAAACTTGGAATATGGATATAGCACAAATTACCACCAAAATTTCACCACAAACAAAAGCAATTATGGCCGTTCATATTTACGGTTTGCCCGTTAATATAACTCCTCTATTAGACTTAGCTAAAAGATACAATTTACAAATCATAGAAGATGCAGCCGAAATGCACGGGCAAACTTATAAAAATCAACCTTGTGGCAGCTTTGGAGATATTAGTACCTTTAGCTTTTACCCCAACAAACATATCACCACAGGCGAAGGCGGAATGATTGTCACCGACGATGCTAAATTAGCAGAAAGATGTCGTTCATTACGAAACTTATGTTTTCAGCCACAGCAGCGGTTTGTACATGAAGAACTTGGCTGGAACTTGCGAATGAGCAACATTCAAGCTGCCTTGGGAATAGCACAGTTAGAAAGATTAGATGAGTTTGTTGCTCGCAAGCGCAGAATGGGTTATATTTATAATCAATTACTAGCAGATATTTCTGGTTTAGAATTACCTTTAGCCTTTACAACTTATGCAAAAAATATTTATTGGGTATACGGTGTAGTATTGAAAGATGAATTACCCTTTGATGCAGTAGAAGCAATACGGCGTTTAGCAGAACATCAAATTGGAACCCGGCCTTTTTTCTGGCCGATGCACGAACAACCTATATTTAAGAAAATGGGACTGTTTCAAGGGGAATCTTATCCCGTTGCTGAAAGACTTGCTAGGCGAGGATTTTATATTCCTAGCGGCATAGCTTTAACAGATACACAAATGGAACGAGTTGCACAGGTAATTAAAGAAGTAATTAGGTAA
- the parA gene encoding ParA family partition ATPase: protein MIISVQNQKGGVGKTTIAVHISHALALRGGRILLVDADPQGSARDWAAARNSDLPFSVVGLDRPTIHRDLPAIAKSYSHVVIDGPPRVSDLARSAIMASNIVLIPVQPSPYDIWATEKVISLIREASVYKDWLKSVFVINRKIVNTSIGRDVAEALSGYQIPVLKSAICQRVAFAESATIGCTVLETEPKGAAAAEIRALVEELIEL, encoded by the coding sequence ATGATTATCTCAGTTCAAAACCAAAAGGGAGGCGTTGGGAAAACAACGATCGCCGTTCACATCAGCCATGCCTTGGCTTTGCGCGGTGGTAGGATACTGCTTGTGGATGCTGACCCTCAAGGTTCTGCACGAGATTGGGCGGCGGCTAGAAATAGCGATTTACCTTTCTCTGTCGTAGGTTTAGACCGTCCTACGATCCACCGGGACTTACCTGCGATCGCTAAAAGTTACAGCCATGTAGTGATTGACGGCCCGCCGCGAGTCTCAGACTTAGCTCGTTCTGCGATCATGGCTTCTAATATTGTGCTCATTCCAGTCCAACCTTCTCCCTACGATATTTGGGCAACGGAAAAGGTAATTAGCCTGATCCGAGAAGCTTCTGTTTATAAAGATTGGCTGAAATCGGTATTTGTTATTAATCGTAAAATAGTTAATACATCTATTGGGCGGGATGTAGCAGAAGCTCTTTCTGGGTATCAAATTCCAGTTTTGAAGTCGGCTATTTGTCAGCGTGTGGCATTCGCAGAATCAGCAACTATTGGGTGTACGGTGTTAGAAACAGAGCCTAAAGGAGCAGCGGCCGCTGAAATTAGGGCGCTAGTGGAAGAATTGATCGAGTTATAA
- a CDS encoding class I SAM-dependent DNA methyltransferase, with protein sequence MQIFGNYARYYNLLYRDKDYAAEAKFVENLLEKYAPKAQTLLELGCGTGNHAALLASKYEVCGIDLSLDMLEQAKQRQLNLPPTPAFKLQFVQGDIRSIRLERKFDAVISLFHVFSYQTTNRDLQAAFATAKAHLHPGGVLIFDCWYGPGVLGDPPTVRVKRLKDEEITVTRIAEPALYPNHNLVDVRYQVFIKNKSRNAVEELEETHKMRYLFKPEIDLFLDINEFELLAYGEWMTGNEPVAKTWNVYFIAKLREAGNKKNV encoded by the coding sequence ATGCAAATATTCGGTAATTATGCTCGCTATTACAATCTACTGTACCGAGATAAAGATTATGCGGCTGAGGCAAAGTTTGTAGAGAATTTACTGGAAAAATATGCACCAAAGGCACAAACTTTGTTAGAGTTAGGATGCGGTACAGGAAACCACGCGGCATTACTAGCATCAAAATACGAGGTCTGTGGCATAGATTTGAGTTTAGATATGTTGGAACAGGCAAAACAGCGGCAGCTAAATTTGCCTCCAACACCAGCATTTAAACTTCAATTTGTGCAAGGAGATATTCGTTCCATCAGGCTAGAGCGCAAATTTGATGCCGTCATCTCTCTATTTCATGTATTCAGTTATCAGACAACTAATCGCGATTTGCAAGCTGCTTTTGCTACCGCCAAAGCTCATCTTCATCCAGGGGGAGTCCTGATTTTTGATTGTTGGTATGGCCCAGGGGTTTTGGGCGATCCGCCAACAGTTCGAGTCAAGCGTTTAAAAGACGAAGAAATTACTGTGACTCGAATTGCTGAACCTGCGCTCTATCCTAATCATAACTTAGTGGATGTTAGATATCAAGTCTTCATCAAAAATAAATCTAGGAATGCAGTTGAGGAACTTGAAGAAACCCATAAAATGCGATATCTGTTTAAACCAGAAATAGATTTATTTTTGGATATTAATGAGTTTGAGTTATTAGCTTATGGTGAATGGATGACAGGGAATGAACCAGTAGCTAAAACTTGGAATGTTTATTTTATAGCCAAACTTAGAGAAGCGGGAAATAAAAAAAATGTCTAA
- a CDS encoding cupin domain-containing protein → MTTQQLTQKLVEEITCNNLLLALIVSGKFNKPGVSFFTPNTFSQQLAYMKHPAGKVIQPHIHNPVKREVFYTQEVLLIKKGKLRVDFYNEEREYLESRILEAGDLILIAKGGHGFEVIEEVEMIEIKQGPFIGELDKTCFPAITAQQVKL, encoded by the coding sequence ATGACTACTCAACAACTCACTCAAAAATTAGTTGAAGAAATCACTTGTAACAATCTCCTATTAGCACTGATTGTTTCTGGCAAGTTCAACAAACCTGGAGTTAGCTTTTTCACACCCAACACATTTTCCCAACAACTTGCCTACATGAAACATCCCGCAGGCAAAGTAATTCAGCCCCACATTCACAACCCTGTTAAACGAGAAGTCTTCTATACTCAAGAAGTTCTCTTAATTAAAAAAGGAAAACTCCGCGTTGATTTTTATAACGAAGAACGAGAGTATTTAGAAAGCCGCATTTTAGAAGCAGGCGACTTAATTCTCATCGCTAAAGGCGGTCATGGATTTGAAGTCATAGAAGAAGTAGAAATGATTGAAATCAAGCAAGGGCCATTCATCGGAGAACTAGATAAAACCTGTTTTCCCGCTATTACAGCACAGCAAGTTAAATTATAG